The Saccharomonospora cyanea NA-134 genome includes a region encoding these proteins:
- a CDS encoding putative hydro-lyase: MTEQTAAELTPEQARERFRSGWRVPTAGLCPGWAQANLVSVPREYAYDVLLFAQRNPKPCPVLDVTEPGAVSTSVFAGDLRTDLPAYRVYRDGEFVEERTDVSELWRDDLVSFLIGCSFTFESALLEAGVPVRHIEQGRNVPMYVTDRECRPAGGMAGPLVVSMRPLPASAVATAVRVTSRFPDVHGAPVHIGDPAELGIADLGQPDFGDAVDVRDGELPVFWACGVTPQAAVMRSRPPFALSHAPGHMAITDIRDATLQVP; the protein is encoded by the coding sequence ATGACGGAGCAGACGGCAGCGGAGCTGACCCCGGAACAGGCGCGCGAGCGGTTCCGTTCGGGATGGCGGGTTCCCACGGCGGGACTGTGCCCGGGATGGGCGCAGGCGAACCTCGTCAGCGTGCCACGGGAGTACGCGTACGACGTCCTTCTGTTCGCTCAGCGCAACCCCAAACCGTGCCCGGTGCTCGACGTCACCGAGCCCGGCGCCGTGAGCACGTCGGTCTTCGCGGGCGACCTCCGGACGGACCTGCCCGCCTACCGCGTCTACCGCGACGGCGAGTTCGTCGAGGAACGCACCGACGTGTCCGAGCTGTGGCGCGACGACCTCGTGTCGTTCCTCATCGGCTGCAGCTTCACGTTCGAGTCCGCGCTGCTGGAGGCGGGAGTGCCGGTGCGGCACATCGAACAGGGACGCAACGTGCCGATGTACGTGACCGATCGCGAGTGCCGGCCGGCGGGCGGTATGGCGGGGCCGCTGGTGGTGTCGATGCGCCCGCTTCCCGCGTCGGCCGTGGCGACGGCGGTGCGGGTGACCTCGCGGTTCCCCGACGTCCACGGCGCGCCCGTGCACATCGGAGATCCGGCGGAGCTGGGCATCGCCGACCTCGGGCAGCCCGACTTCGGCGACGCCGTCGACGTTCGGGACGGGGAGTTGCCGGTGTTCTGGGCCTGCGGGGTGACACCACAGGCGGCTGTGATGCGCTCGCGCCCACCTTTCGCCCTCAGCCACGCGCCGGGTCACATGGCGATCACCGACATCCGGGACGCCACCCTCCAGGTGCCCTGA
- a CDS encoding GntR family transcriptional regulator — translation MIVRLEPASKTPPYEQVKVEIARQIRDGSLPVGTKLPTVRALAAELGIAPNTIARAYRELEEAGLLETRGRAGTFVGASGDDTRQRARDAASAYAEQIRALGLPRDEALAIVRAALEA, via the coding sequence ATGATCGTGCGTCTGGAACCCGCGTCGAAGACACCGCCGTACGAGCAGGTGAAGGTGGAGATCGCGCGGCAGATCCGCGACGGCAGCCTTCCGGTGGGCACCAAGCTGCCCACCGTCCGGGCGCTGGCGGCCGAGCTCGGGATCGCGCCCAACACCATCGCCCGCGCCTACCGGGAGCTGGAGGAGGCCGGGCTGCTCGAAACCCGGGGCAGGGCAGGGACGTTCGTCGGCGCCTCGGGTGACGACACGAGGCAGCGGGCACGCGATGCGGCCTCGGCCTACGCCGAGCAGATCCGCGCGCTGGGCCTGCCCCGCGACGAGGCCCTCGCCATCGTCAGGGCGGCCCTGGAAGCCTGA
- a CDS encoding NUDIX hydrolase produces MVSALHTEATATLEAWKPSDAAQESLRQSYLGFLAAREDACDRSCAAGHLTASTVVLDSTGEHVLLTLHPRVGRWLQLGGHCEPEDTSLADAALREATEESGIAGLSLDPEPLHLDVHPVTCSLGVPTRHFDVRFVARAPEGARPVASDESDDLRWWPVHELPPRTEDLTELIAAALDR; encoded by the coding sequence ATGGTGAGCGCCCTGCACACCGAAGCGACGGCGACCCTGGAGGCGTGGAAACCCTCCGACGCCGCGCAGGAGTCGCTGCGCCAGAGCTACCTGGGGTTCCTGGCCGCGCGGGAGGACGCGTGCGACCGGTCGTGCGCGGCCGGGCACCTCACCGCCTCCACGGTGGTGCTCGACTCCACGGGTGAGCACGTGCTGCTGACCCTGCACCCGCGCGTGGGCCGCTGGCTCCAGCTCGGCGGGCACTGCGAACCCGAGGACACCTCACTGGCCGACGCGGCGCTACGGGAGGCCACGGAGGAGTCGGGCATCGCCGGGCTCTCGCTCGACCCCGAGCCCCTGCACCTCGACGTGCACCCGGTGACGTGTTCGCTCGGCGTGCCCACCCGGCACTTCGACGTGCGCTTCGTGGCCAGGGCGCCCGAGGGAGCGCGGCCGGTGGCCAGCGACGAGTCCGACGACCTACGGTGGTGGCCGGTCCACGAGCTGCCGCCGAGGACGGAGGACCTCACGGAACTCATCGCCGCGGCACTCGACAGGTGA
- a CDS encoding coenzyme F420-0:L-glutamate ligase, which translates to MTEHAADRIEILPVEGLPEFRPGDDLTGAVARHAPWLRSGDVVVVTSKVVSKVEGRLVRVPGSPEAKDAERRKLVEQEAVRVLARIGRTVITENTLGVVQAASGVDASNVDPGEVALLPSDPDASALALRNGLRERLGVEVAVVVTDTMGRAWRVGQTDAAIGSSGLRVLRSYAGETDRQGNELAVTEIAVADEVAAAADLVKGKLKAVPVAVVRGLTVGDDVPGAATARDLVRPAEEDLFRLGTAEAIAQGRREAVLVRRSVREFTDDPVDPAALRRAVGAALTAPAPHHTRPVRFGWLRTPAEREKLLDAMREAWRADLVSDGFTADQIERRLRRGELLYTAPEVVVPFLVPDGAHTYRDDRRNDCERTMFTVAGGAAVQALLVALAAEGLGSCWIGSTIFAADVVRRSLDLDAHWYPLGAVAIGHPATPLSPRQPREDDEGLVEW; encoded by the coding sequence GTGACTGAGCACGCCGCCGACCGCATCGAGATCCTGCCGGTGGAGGGGCTCCCGGAGTTCCGCCCCGGCGACGACCTGACGGGCGCCGTCGCCCGCCACGCGCCGTGGTTGCGCTCCGGCGACGTCGTGGTGGTGACCAGCAAGGTCGTGTCGAAGGTCGAGGGCAGGCTCGTGCGCGTGCCCGGCTCCCCCGAGGCGAAGGACGCCGAACGGCGCAAGCTCGTCGAGCAGGAGGCCGTTCGGGTGCTCGCCCGCATCGGTCGCACGGTGATCACCGAGAACACCCTCGGTGTCGTGCAGGCGGCCTCCGGCGTGGACGCATCCAATGTGGACCCCGGTGAGGTCGCGTTGTTGCCGAGCGATCCGGACGCGTCGGCACTGGCGTTGCGGAACGGCCTGCGCGAGCGGCTCGGGGTGGAGGTCGCCGTGGTGGTCACCGACACCATGGGCCGGGCGTGGCGGGTCGGGCAGACGGACGCCGCCATCGGCTCGTCGGGACTGCGGGTGCTGCGGTCGTACGCGGGCGAGACCGACCGGCAGGGCAACGAACTCGCCGTCACCGAGATCGCCGTGGCCGACGAGGTCGCCGCCGCCGCCGACCTGGTGAAGGGCAAGCTCAAGGCCGTGCCCGTGGCCGTGGTGCGCGGACTGACCGTCGGTGACGACGTTCCGGGGGCGGCCACCGCCCGCGATCTCGTGCGTCCGGCCGAGGAGGACCTCTTCCGCCTGGGCACCGCGGAGGCCATCGCCCAGGGACGCAGGGAAGCCGTGCTCGTGCGCCGGTCGGTGCGGGAGTTCACCGACGACCCCGTGGACCCGGCGGCGCTGCGCCGCGCCGTGGGTGCCGCGCTCACCGCGCCCGCACCCCACCACACCAGGCCCGTGCGGTTCGGCTGGCTGCGCACGCCGGCCGAGCGCGAGAAGCTGCTCGACGCCATGCGCGAGGCGTGGCGTGCCGATCTCGTAAGCGACGGGTTCACCGCGGACCAGATCGAGCGCAGGCTGCGCCGAGGCGAACTCCTCTACACCGCGCCCGAGGTCGTCGTGCCGTTCCTCGTGCCCGACGGCGCGCACACCTACCGCGACGACCGGCGCAACGACTGCGAGCGCACGATGTTCACGGTGGCCGGTGGCGCGGCTGTGCAGGCCCTGCTGGTGGCGCTGGCCGCCGAAGGGCTCGGCTCCTGCTGGATCGGATCGACGATCTTCGCCGCCGACGTGGTCCGACGCAGCCTCGACCTGGACGCACACTGGTACCCGCTCGGCGCGGTGGCGATCGGGCACCCGGCGACCCCGCTGTCGCCACGGCAACCGCGTGAGGACGACGAAGGGTTGGTGGAATGGTGA